A region from the Polaribacter sp. Hel1_33_78 genome encodes:
- a CDS encoding SDR family NAD(P)-dependent oxidoreductase, whose product MSEKDHNQDIARCINTLQQLLEDTNQLFDLPEAQRVALFKAAGELTRPNRAEFERRRKDAKKAAKRKMIAKDTHARKTTGIRSAREAALFVAPKLLGTAAINEDTLELESPRNCYVCKTVYTKLHHFYDTMCKECGDLNYAKRFQTTDLKDQVAVITGSRLKIGYHITLMLLRSGATVVATTRFPADSAIRFSKEDDYKQWSDRLHIHGLDLRHIPSVEIFCNYIEQKYDRLDILINNAAQTVRRPSGFYFHLMENEKLPLDQLPKLARTLLKDHTSCLEELANLSVSTSKTSKNNVLPVTWHGPEPGIGLRNSAELSQIPYSFDNSLQTAEVFPEGELDADLQQVDLRKTNSWRLKLGEIETTEMVEVQLVNSVAPFVLCNRLSHLMMKENTGKKHIINVTAMEGKFHRFKKVDRHPHTNMAKAALNMLTHTSASTLAKSGIYMNAVDTGWVTDEDPAELSKRKVAVHDFQPPLDIVDGAARVMDPLIDGINTGKHWCGKFLKDYFPIDW is encoded by the coding sequence ATGAGTGAAAAAGATCATAATCAAGACATTGCAAGGTGCATAAACACATTACAGCAATTATTAGAAGACACCAATCAACTTTTTGATTTACCTGAAGCACAAAGAGTTGCACTTTTTAAAGCAGCTGGTGAATTAACGAGACCGAATCGTGCTGAATTTGAGCGTAGAAGAAAAGATGCCAAAAAAGCAGCGAAACGTAAAATGATTGCGAAAGATACGCATGCTAGAAAAACAACTGGTATTCGTTCTGCACGTGAAGCGGCACTATTTGTAGCACCCAAATTACTTGGGACGGCAGCAATTAATGAAGATACTTTAGAACTAGAATCACCAAGAAACTGTTATGTATGCAAAACAGTATATACAAAATTGCATCATTTTTATGATACCATGTGCAAAGAGTGCGGTGATTTAAATTATGCCAAACGTTTTCAAACCACAGATTTAAAAGATCAAGTTGCCGTAATTACAGGCTCTCGATTAAAAATCGGATATCATATAACTTTAATGTTGTTGCGTTCTGGAGCTACAGTTGTTGCTACCACACGTTTTCCTGCAGATTCTGCGATTCGTTTTTCTAAAGAAGACGATTATAAACAATGGAGTGATCGTTTACATATCCACGGACTCGATTTAAGACACATACCAAGTGTAGAAATTTTTTGTAATTATATTGAACAAAAGTACGATCGATTAGATATTTTAATTAATAACGCAGCCCAAACAGTAAGACGGCCTTCCGGTTTTTATTTCCATTTAATGGAAAATGAAAAGTTACCTTTAGATCAACTACCAAAACTTGCGAGAACGTTGTTAAAGGATCACACTAGTTGTTTAGAAGAGTTAGCAAATTTAAGTGTATCCACTTCTAAAACAAGTAAAAACAATGTTCTGCCAGTTACTTGGCATGGTCCAGAACCAGGAATTGGATTACGTAATTCGGCAGAATTATCCCAAATTCCGTATAGTTTTGACAACTCCTTGCAAACTGCAGAAGTGTTTCCCGAAGGCGAATTAGATGCTGATTTACAACAAGTGGATTTAAGAAAAACCAATAGTTGGCGTTTAAAATTAGGCGAAATTGAAACCACAGAAATGGTGGAAGTACAGCTAGTAAATTCGGTAGCTCCCTTTGTTTTATGCAATCGTTTATCTCATTTAATGATGAAAGAAAATACCGGCAAAAAACATATTATTAATGTCACAGCCATGGAAGGTAAGTTTCACAGATTTAAAAAAGTTGACAGACATCCACATACTAATATGGCAAAAGCGGCATTAAACATGTTAACACACACATCTGCATCTACATTGGCTAAATCAGGAATTTATATGAATGCAGTGGATACAGGCTGGGTTACAGATGAGGATCCAGCTGAATTATCTAAAAGAAAAGTGGCAGTGCATGATTTTCAACCTCCTTTAGATATTGTAGATGGCGCTGCCAGAGTGATGGATCCTTTAATTGACGGAATTAATACTGGTAAACATTGGTGTGGTAAATTCTTGAAAGATTACTTTCCTATTGATTGGTAG
- a CDS encoding cold-shock protein, translated as MSKGTVKFFNDAKGFGFITEEGVEKDHFVHISGLIDEINEGDNVEFDLQEGKKGLNAVNVKVI; from the coding sequence ATGAGCAAAGGAACAGTAAAATTTTTTAATGATGCCAAAGGATTTGGTTTTATCACTGAAGAAGGAGTAGAGAAAGATCATTTTGTACACATTTCAGGTTTAATAGACGAAATCAATGAAGGTGACAATGTTGAATTTGACTTACAAGAAGGAAAGAAAGGATTAAATGCAGTAAACGTAAAAGTTATCTAA
- a CDS encoding COG3014 family protein yields MKKTALYTTLLLFFLFFNSCATYNLKSQEFQTALQQGETEKALKFIDANSFLKKKRNLLLYYFEKGKIAYLNGDYELSNSLLNKADLFIEENKKYLGGKVLGMLLNSEMETYTGEDFEKVTIHYYKALNYIFLNKLDEALVEAKRINLQLQQLNDKYPAGQKNRYTSDGFSLNIQGFLYEASGDLNNAFISYRNAVNLYLANSGSFFGTTLPEQLKKDVLRTAAALGFTDELDRYQKLLATTYSPKEENIEGELILFWENGLIPFKDQTFYSFTVLPGNTDGVVSIYNEELNLTLPVPISKGKGKNNKFSDIEIFNVAFPKYVKRNPYFFKASIIKDSITTADFQLAQNYEDVAFKTLKDRAVREVSKAAIRLGTKKISEHLLKEENKDLGAALGIFNALTERADTRNWQSLPNSIYYARIPLKKGKNTISILLTAANGISKEEKVYVDSRKGIQFKKITSIKSY; encoded by the coding sequence ATGAAGAAAACTGCTTTATATACAACCTTATTGTTGTTTTTTCTATTTTTTAATAGTTGCGCTACTTACAATTTAAAAAGTCAAGAATTTCAAACAGCTCTTCAACAGGGTGAAACTGAGAAAGCACTTAAGTTTATCGATGCGAATTCTTTTTTAAAAAAGAAAAGAAATTTACTACTTTATTATTTCGAAAAAGGAAAAATAGCATACCTCAATGGAGATTATGAATTAAGTAATTCTTTATTGAATAAAGCAGATCTGTTTATTGAAGAAAATAAAAAATATTTGGGAGGAAAAGTTTTGGGTATGCTCTTAAATTCGGAAATGGAGACTTATACAGGTGAAGATTTTGAAAAAGTTACTATTCATTACTACAAAGCCTTAAACTATATTTTTCTAAACAAATTAGATGAAGCTCTAGTAGAAGCAAAAAGAATTAACCTTCAACTGCAGCAGCTTAATGACAAATATCCTGCAGGGCAAAAAAATAGATATACCTCCGACGGATTCTCCTTAAATATACAAGGTTTTTTGTATGAAGCTTCTGGAGATTTGAATAACGCTTTTATTTCTTACAGAAATGCCGTAAATTTATATTTAGCTAATAGTGGTTCTTTTTTTGGAACTACTTTACCCGAGCAATTGAAAAAAGATGTTTTAAGGACAGCTGCAGCACTGGGTTTTACAGATGAACTTGATCGGTATCAAAAACTACTTGCAACTACTTATTCTCCAAAAGAAGAAAATATAGAAGGAGAGTTAATTCTTTTTTGGGAAAACGGTTTAATTCCCTTTAAAGATCAAACTTTTTATAGTTTTACAGTTTTACCAGGAAATACAGATGGTGTTGTTTCTATCTATAATGAGGAGCTGAACCTTACACTTCCAGTTCCAATAAGTAAAGGAAAAGGAAAAAATAATAAATTTTCTGATATTGAGATTTTTAACGTAGCTTTTCCTAAATACGTTAAAAGAAATCCTTATTTTTTTAAAGCTAGCATTATAAAAGATTCTATTACAACTGCTGATTTTCAATTAGCTCAAAACTATGAGGATGTTGCTTTTAAAACATTAAAAGACCGCGCCGTGCGTGAAGTAAGTAAAGCAGCTATTAGATTAGGCACAAAAAAAATATCAGAACACCTTTTAAAAGAAGAAAATAAAGATTTAGGAGCTGCTTTAGGAATCTTTAACGCCTTAACTGAAAGAGCAGATACAAGGAACTGGCAAAGTTTACCGAATAGTATTTATTATGCTCGAATTCCTTTAAAAAAAGGAAAGAATACTATTTCTATATTACTAACAGCTGCTAACGGAATTTCTAAAGAAGAAAAAGTTTATGTGGATAGTAGAAAAGGAATTCAATTTAAAAAGATAACAAGCATTAAATCTTACTAA
- a CDS encoding penicillin-binding protein activator LpoB, with translation MRKQLIIVTLIIAGSLALASCARQVTRVNSNTQIDISGRWNDTDSRLAAEELTDEILNGDWLTDFMQANEGKKPVLIVGLVRNKSHEHIESETFIKDIEKVLIKKQSARIVSGGKMREELRAERADQQTNSASSTVKKFGLETGADFMLQGSINSIVDAHKREKITYYQIDLELTNLQTSEKVWIGDKKIKKFVKN, from the coding sequence ATGAGAAAACAACTTATTATTGTAACGTTAATTATTGCTGGTTCATTAGCTTTAGCATCTTGTGCTAGGCAAGTAACGCGTGTAAATTCGAATACTCAAATAGATATTAGTGGACGATGGAATGACACAGATTCTAGGTTAGCGGCCGAAGAACTAACTGATGAAATTTTAAATGGCGATTGGCTTACTGATTTTATGCAAGCAAATGAAGGAAAAAAGCCTGTGTTAATTGTTGGCTTAGTTAGAAATAAATCTCATGAACATATTGAATCAGAAACTTTTATTAAAGATATTGAAAAAGTTTTGATTAAAAAACAAAGTGCTCGAATTGTTTCTGGCGGAAAAATGAGGGAAGAATTAAGAGCAGAACGAGCTGATCAACAAACAAATTCAGCAAGTTCTACTGTAAAAAAATTCGGATTAGAAACAGGTGCTGATTTTATGTTACAGGGAAGTATTAATTCTATTGTAGATGCTCATAAAAGAGAGAAAATTACATATTACCAAATAGATTTAGAGCTAACAAACCTTCAGACAAGTGAAAAAGTTTGGATAGGTGATAAAAAAATTAAAAAGTTTGTTAAAAATTAA
- a CDS encoding DoxX family protein has translation MDLIDYVIIVLKIIISISMLNVWLIQSRKPTKWRGGASKNIIEEFKVYGLSKEFCYVIGFLKVSLALVLIASIRFDNLVLIGSLGLTILLIGSIIMHIKVKDEWYKSFPAFLFIVMNLIIAYASL, from the coding sequence ATGGATCTAATCGACTATGTAATTATTGTATTAAAAATTATTATCTCAATCAGTATGTTAAATGTTTGGTTAATTCAATCAAGAAAACCTACAAAATGGAGAGGTGGTGCTTCCAAAAATATTATTGAAGAATTTAAAGTATATGGTTTATCAAAAGAGTTTTGTTATGTAATTGGCTTTTTAAAAGTAAGTTTGGCTTTAGTATTAATAGCTTCGATTCGATTTGATAACTTAGTTTTAATAGGAAGTTTAGGTTTAACCATTTTATTGATAGGATCAATAATAATGCATATTAAAGTAAAAGACGAGTGGTATAAATCATTTCCTGCCTTTTTATTTATTGTAATGAACCTGATTATTGCCTATGCATCTCTTTAA
- a CDS encoding DoxX family protein gives MDLLSVLTWFSSLAFIYFGINCFYSEFIISEFKRYGLPQYRKMTGFLQLIGAMGSLSGLYLIPILLLAASIGLSLLMFAGFVVRIKIKDNFIKSSPSFIFAVLNLCIAFKTFNQYF, from the coding sequence TTGGATTTACTTTCAGTATTAACTTGGTTTTCGAGTTTGGCGTTTATTTATTTCGGAATTAATTGTTTTTATTCAGAATTTATTATTTCAGAATTTAAACGTTATGGTTTACCACAGTATAGAAAAATGACTGGATTTCTACAATTAATAGGTGCAATGGGTTCGTTAAGTGGTCTATACCTTATTCCAATATTACTACTAGCAGCATCCATAGGGTTATCTTTATTAATGTTTGCTGGTTTTGTAGTGAGAATAAAAATTAAAGATAATTTTATAAAATCTTCTCCTTCTTTTATTTTTGCAGTTTTAAATTTATGTATCGCTTTTAAGACTTTTAATCAATACTTTTAA
- a CDS encoding mechanosensitive ion channel family protein encodes MNIGHFLYDYLVMKGMSETSAKYLNMLVLLASLLVISFLVHFIIRKIIMELFTKFAAKTRSNFDDLLVKNKAPRNIAQIIPLIVVLELVPIVFIDFTFFAGIVKKGLQVFAIVLILWIVRSLLNTLKDYFKTLSSLKDKPIDSYIQVIMILAWVFGILSAFAIITGIEFIKFITTIGAASAVIILVFRDTILGFVASIQVSINDMVRIGDWITFEKYGADGDVIEINLSTVKVQNFDKTITTIPTYALISDSFKNWRGMENSDGRRIKRSLNIKLNSISYLTKEEVFKLKKIHSIASYLETRQSDIEDYNTNHNINKELLLNGKNLTNIGVFRKYIETYIENHSGTNKEMMIMVRQLAPGTQGIPLEIYAFSNDKRWKNYEYIMADIFDHIIAAVPYFSLEIFEFPSNASFMNTN; translated from the coding sequence ATGAATATTGGTCACTTTTTATATGACTATTTAGTAATGAAGGGAATGTCTGAGACATCAGCAAAATATTTAAATATGCTCGTTTTACTAGCATCATTATTAGTGATTTCGTTCTTAGTACATTTTATCATTAGAAAAATTATAATGGAGTTATTCACGAAGTTTGCAGCAAAAACTAGGAGTAATTTTGATGATTTACTTGTAAAAAATAAAGCTCCTAGAAATATCGCTCAAATTATTCCATTAATTGTGGTTTTAGAACTTGTGCCGATTGTTTTTATTGATTTTACTTTTTTTGCAGGGATTGTTAAAAAAGGATTGCAAGTGTTTGCAATTGTCCTTATACTCTGGATTGTTCGAAGCCTCCTAAATACTCTCAAAGATTACTTCAAAACATTATCTAGTTTAAAAGATAAACCCATTGATAGCTATATTCAGGTTATTATGATATTGGCTTGGGTATTTGGTATATTATCAGCTTTTGCCATTATTACGGGAATAGAGTTCATTAAATTTATTACTACTATTGGTGCAGCTTCGGCGGTTATTATTCTTGTGTTTAGAGATACCATTCTAGGCTTTGTCGCCAGTATTCAGGTTTCTATAAATGACATGGTAAGAATTGGTGATTGGATAACCTTTGAAAAATATGGAGCAGACGGTGATGTTATTGAGATCAATCTATCTACGGTAAAAGTGCAAAACTTTGATAAAACCATTACTACGATCCCTACCTATGCTTTAATTTCTGACTCCTTTAAGAACTGGAGAGGAATGGAAAATTCAGACGGAAGACGTATAAAAAGGTCTTTAAATATTAAGTTAAATAGTATTAGTTATTTAACTAAAGAAGAGGTTTTTAAGTTAAAAAAAATTCATTCTATTGCTTCTTATTTAGAAACCCGTCAATCTGATATTGAAGACTATAATACGAATCATAATATCAACAAAGAGTTACTATTAAATGGTAAAAACTTGACAAATATCGGGGTGTTTAGAAAGTATATTGAGACCTACATTGAAAACCATTCTGGCACTAATAAAGAGATGATGATTATGGTACGTCAACTAGCTCCAGGCACGCAAGGAATTCCTTTAGAAATTTATGCTTTTAGCAATGATAAACGCTGGAAAAATTATGAATATATTATGGCAGACATATTCGATCATATCATAGCTGCGGTGCCCTATTTTAGTTTAGAAATTTTTGAATTTCCTAGTAACGCAAGTTTTATGAATACAAATTAG
- a CDS encoding thiamine phosphate synthase, with protein MIPKLHYISQGNSPKEHLDNIQKACSSGSELVQLRLKNISEKKCLKLATEAREITSHFQTRLIINDYYKIAKAIKADGVHLGETDCCPLEARKHLYTWQIIGGTANTLQDCETLISKQVDYISLSPFRHAVTKGNIFKVLGLNGYNEIIEALKTETPIIGFGGINTKDVTAILETGISGIAVSDVITKNFDVIRTFNQLLKASSTKELRHTFK; from the coding sequence ATGATTCCTAAACTACACTACATCTCTCAGGGGAACTCTCCTAAAGAGCATCTAGATAATATCCAAAAAGCATGTTCAAGTGGCTCAGAATTAGTACAATTGCGTTTAAAAAATATCTCAGAAAAAAAATGCTTAAAATTAGCTACCGAAGCTAGAGAAATTACTTCTCATTTTCAAACTAGACTGATAATAAACGATTACTATAAAATAGCAAAAGCCATAAAAGCAGATGGTGTTCATCTAGGTGAAACAGATTGCTGCCCTTTAGAGGCAAGAAAGCATTTATACACTTGGCAAATTATTGGAGGAACCGCAAATACCTTACAAGATTGCGAAACATTAATCAGTAAACAAGTTGATTATATCAGTTTAAGTCCTTTTAGGCATGCAGTAACTAAAGGCAATATATTTAAAGTTTTAGGTTTAAACGGATATAACGAAATTATTGAAGCTTTAAAAACTGAGACACCAATTATTGGTTTTGGAGGCATCAATACAAAAGACGTTACAGCGATTTTAGAAACGGGTATTTCTGGAATTGCTGTATCGGATGTAATCACTAAGAATTTTGATGTTATAAGAACATTTAATCAATTATTAAAAGCTTCTTCAACAAAAGAGTTGCGCCATACATTCAAATAG
- a CDS encoding DEAD/DEAH box helicase, whose product MPFNKLHSHIKEELESLEITTPTPFQKTSIPVIKSGANIFCTGSKNTGKTTTLILTTLHKLKCEEVGAAPRAMVLVEDRDCVLALHEAFMPYTRHSSLRVYACDDKHHIELLTSEIFEGVDILIATPKTVCKLLLLEGINLTQLKIFNIDDADFLSSKSAYTDLLAITQGIQKCQYVLYSEKINSMLKRLETNFMQYSRTVAG is encoded by the coding sequence ATGCCTTTTAATAAATTACATTCTCATATAAAAGAGGAGCTCGAATCTTTAGAAATCACAACACCAACCCCTTTTCAGAAGACTAGCATACCAGTAATAAAAAGTGGTGCTAATATATTTTGTACAGGCTCTAAAAATACAGGAAAAACTACTACCCTTATACTTACCACCTTACATAAATTAAAATGTGAAGAAGTTGGAGCTGCACCGAGAGCGATGGTTTTAGTAGAAGATAGAGATTGTGTATTAGCTTTACATGAAGCTTTTATGCCATACACGAGACATAGTTCGTTGCGTGTTTATGCATGTGATGATAAACATCACATTGAATTGCTAACTTCAGAGATTTTTGAAGGTGTAGATATTCTTATTGCTACGCCCAAAACAGTCTGTAAGTTGCTATTATTAGAAGGTATAAATTTAACGCAATTAAAAATATTTAATATAGACGATGCCGATTTTTTGAGCTCTAAATCTGCTTATACAGATCTTTTGGCGATTACACAAGGCATTCAAAAATGTCAATATGTGTTATATTCAGAAAAAATAAATTCTATGTTAAAACGCTTAGAAACTAATTTTATGCAGTATTCTAGGACGGTAGCTGGATAA
- a CDS encoding CotH kinase family protein: protein MKNLFTLFFISITIFSYGQTIRINEVVSSNSEYTDEDGDSPDWLEIHNFGNQEVSINGWSLSDDVNDLTKWTFPNITLSPNQYMLLWASSKDRRTNNYYRTLINQGDEFKYLIPNSEPPSNWNTLDFDDANWSSGSSGFGYADGDDTTLIPNGTQSVFLRKNFNISNLSTVSSLILDLDYDDAFVAYINGVEVARANINGNPPAYDSGTITDHEARMYSGGNPERFFITNVNSILNEGDNILTIQAHNISSNSSDFTIIPFLSAVFSVPNNSGIDPPAILDLTKNNLHTNFKISSSSETLSLTDASGTLVYQIIAENLPQNTSIGTSRTSGEIVSYLETTPGYENSNEEYLGSIQSEVVFSQPGGLFDVPLSLILSGNTSEETIRYTIDGNNPTDTSPIYTSPIQINESITVRAQIFSENYLPSQVYTKSYILNNSSFTSSNLPIVIINTENGATIPDEPKILGTMKIIQRPDGDRNFLADANTEEFLNYSGTIGIETRGSSSQTLPKKPYGIDTLEDDGIEDKGVELLGMAKEDDWILNSFAFDDSMMRDYISYEMARKMGQYAANLKYCEVVLNGDYIGLYALSEKIKRDGDRVDIAKLSDDENSFPEVTGGYLMQTDRPDAEDPEAWYNNGAGYIHEKPNSDDITQIQSSYIESVFRDLDDNATNSNVTSGYPSIIDVPSFVDYMLMAEIASNVDAYALSTYYHKDRGGKLRAGPIWDYNLTFGNDLFNAFGTYYDRSFTDVWQFNYSNTGAGFWGDLFQNATFKCYLSKRFDEVTNPGGALNYSYISDLIDNTVALISEAVVRENQRWNTIPDFSGEVSNMKTWIQERITWMGNNLGGFSNCTAINTPSLVITKIDYNPQETNEFPESDDLEFIEIKNTGTTNVDLTGIYLIKLGVSYQFENNATIEAGQSIQLAGDRDTFIARYGVVPFDTFQRDLSNSSHNLVLVDAFGNLIDQVEYSDKAPWPESADGAGFYLELIDINSDNSLASSWKASSNLVLDTNAYNHSAFVFNVYPNPAEDKLKINSEQTIQKITIFNLLGQELRATKVNFKSGEIDISALHKGAYFLNLKFINGASVSATIFKQ, encoded by the coding sequence ATGAAAAATTTATTTACACTATTCTTTATATCAATTACTATATTCTCTTATGGCCAAACAATAAGAATAAATGAAGTAGTTTCCTCTAATTCTGAATATACAGATGAAGATGGAGATTCTCCAGACTGGTTAGAAATTCATAATTTTGGAAATCAAGAGGTTTCAATTAATGGTTGGTCTTTATCAGATGATGTAAATGATCTTACAAAATGGACATTTCCAAATATTACATTAAGTCCCAATCAATACATGCTTTTATGGGCTTCATCAAAAGATCGTCGAACCAATAATTATTATAGAACACTTATCAATCAAGGAGATGAATTTAAGTACTTAATTCCTAACTCCGAGCCTCCTTCTAACTGGAATACTTTAGATTTTGATGATGCAAATTGGTCCTCAGGTTCTTCAGGGTTTGGATATGCTGATGGAGATGATACTACGCTCATTCCGAATGGCACACAGTCTGTATTTCTGAGAAAAAATTTTAATATAAGTAACTTATCAACTGTTTCCTCATTAATCTTAGATTTAGACTATGATGATGCCTTCGTTGCTTACATAAATGGTGTTGAAGTTGCAAGAGCTAATATTAATGGCAATCCACCCGCTTATGATTCAGGTACTATTACTGATCATGAAGCTCGAATGTATTCTGGGGGTAATCCAGAAAGATTTTTTATAACAAATGTCAATTCAATTTTAAATGAAGGTGATAATATTTTAACAATTCAAGCACACAATATCAGTTCAAACTCTTCGGATTTCACAATAATACCTTTTTTATCTGCAGTTTTTTCAGTTCCTAACAATTCTGGTATTGATCCACCGGCTATTTTGGATTTAACAAAGAATAATCTTCATACAAATTTTAAAATATCATCTAGTTCAGAAACTTTAAGCTTAACGGATGCTTCAGGAACTCTTGTTTACCAAATAATTGCAGAAAATCTTCCCCAAAATACTTCTATTGGTACATCTAGAACTTCTGGAGAGATTGTAAGTTATTTGGAGACTACGCCAGGTTATGAAAATTCTAACGAAGAATATTTAGGAAGTATTCAGAGTGAAGTTGTTTTTTCTCAACCAGGTGGTCTTTTTGATGTACCACTTAGTTTAATTTTATCAGGAAATACTTCAGAGGAAACAATACGATATACAATCGATGGAAATAATCCTACAGATACCTCGCCAATATATACAAGTCCTATTCAAATTAATGAGAGTATTACTGTGCGCGCACAGATATTTTCTGAAAATTATTTGCCATCTCAAGTATATACTAAATCATATATTTTAAACAATAGTTCATTTACGAGTAGTAATTTACCTATCGTTATTATCAACACAGAAAATGGTGCTACAATTCCTGATGAACCAAAAATACTTGGGACTATGAAAATAATTCAAAGGCCTGATGGTGATAGGAATTTTCTAGCCGATGCCAATACTGAAGAATTTTTAAATTACTCTGGAACAATTGGAATCGAAACCAGAGGTTCTTCTTCTCAAACCTTACCAAAAAAACCCTATGGAATTGATACTTTAGAGGATGATGGTATAGAAGATAAAGGTGTGGAATTATTAGGCATGGCAAAGGAAGATGACTGGATTTTAAATTCATTTGCTTTTGATGACAGTATGATGCGTGACTATATTAGTTACGAAATGGCCAGAAAAATGGGACAATATGCAGCTAATTTAAAATATTGTGAAGTCGTACTTAATGGAGATTACATAGGCTTGTATGCACTTTCAGAAAAAATAAAACGTGATGGAGACCGAGTAGATATCGCAAAATTATCTGATGATGAAAATTCATTTCCAGAGGTAACTGGTGGATATTTAATGCAGACCGATAGACCAGATGCCGAAGACCCTGAGGCTTGGTATAACAATGGCGCTGGGTACATTCATGAAAAACCAAATTCAGATGATATCACACAAATACAGTCTTCTTATATAGAATCAGTTTTCAGAGATTTAGACGATAATGCTACGAATTCAAATGTTACAAGTGGCTACCCATCTATTATCGATGTGCCTTCATTTGTAGATTATATGCTTATGGCAGAAATAGCATCGAATGTGGATGCCTATGCACTTAGCACGTATTACCATAAAGATCGAGGTGGTAAATTAAGAGCGGGTCCTATTTGGGATTATAATTTAACCTTTGGTAATGACTTGTTTAATGCATTTGGAACTTATTATGACCGAAGCTTTACGGATGTTTGGCAGTTTAACTATAGTAATACAGGAGCAGGTTTTTGGGGAGATTTATTTCAAAACGCAACGTTTAAATGTTATTTATCTAAACGATTTGATGAAGTTACAAATCCCGGAGGAGCCTTAAATTATAGCTACATATCAGATTTAATAGACAACACCGTTGCATTAATTTCTGAAGCTGTAGTTCGTGAAAATCAACGATGGAATACAATTCCTGATTTTTCAGGCGAAGTGAGTAATATGAAAACGTGGATACAAGAACGAATTACATGGATGGGGAATAACCTTGGTGGATTTTCTAATTGTACAGCGATAAACACGCCTTCTTTAGTAATTACTAAAATTGATTACAATCCGCAAGAAACAAATGAGTTTCCTGAGAGTGATGACCTAGAGTTTATAGAAATTAAAAATACAGGAACTACAAACGTAGATTTAACCGGAATCTATTTGATTAAACTAGGTGTTTCATATCAATTCGAAAATAATGCAACCATTGAAGCTGGTCAATCTATTCAATTAGCAGGAGATAGAGATACTTTCATAGCTAGATATGGTGTTGTACCTTTTGATACATTTCAAAGAGATTTATCAAATAGCAGCCATAATTTAGTTTTAGTAGATGCTTTTGGAAATCTCATTGATCAAGTTGAATATTCGGATAAGGCACCTTGGCCAGAATCTGCAGATGGTGCTGGATTTTATTTAGAGCTTATAGATATTAATTCTGATAATTCGCTGGCGAGTAGTTGGAAAGCTAGTTCAAATTTAGTTTTAGACACGAATGCTTATAATCACAGTGCATTCGTTTTTAATGTCTATCCAAATCCAGCCGAAGATAAGTTGAAAATAAACTCGGAACAAACCATACAAAAAATCACAATTTTCAATCTTTTAGGGCAGGAATTAAGAGCAACGAAAGTCAATTTTAAGTCAGGAGAAATTGATATAAGTGCACTTCACAAGGGAGCCTATTTTTTAAATTTGAAGTTTATCAATGGTGCAAGTGTTTCGGCTACGATTTTTAAACAATAA